A genomic window from Engraulis encrasicolus isolate BLACKSEA-1 chromosome 14, IST_EnEncr_1.0, whole genome shotgun sequence includes:
- the erbb3a gene encoding receptor tyrosine-protein kinase erbB-3a isoform X2, producing MEWILHLLALSAMLPCLTVPVDAQTQEVVCLGTKNGLSITGSSEEQYKRLKDMYTGCEIVMGNLEITHMEHNRNLSFFESIREVTGYVLVALNQFARLPLDHLRVIRGTSLYEGKYALAVLVNYQKDGVHGLKEPGLTHLTEILNGGVQIVQNKFLSYAAKVNWLDIVSSADISIQENGPNMPCDEECQGPCWGPGNDSCQTLTKTVCAPQCNGRCFDKSPSDCCHMECAGGCSGPLDTHCFACRNFNNSGSCVSQCPQAFIYNKEKYKMEPNPNAKYQYGSICVSQCPTNFLVDGSSCVSRCPPDKTEVDKEGTKRCERCEGLCPKACQGTGGGSDSRQTVDANNIDSFINCTKIQGSLHFLVTGIEGDPYRNIPPLDPEKLKIFSTVREITDILSVQSWPKEMRNLSVFSNLETIQGRTLFRGYALLVMKLPHVTSLGLRSLRQINDGSVYITGNKQLCYYNTIDWTRILSGHRSQRRHKNLDIKDNRPIRECVKDGFVCDPLCSSEGCWGPGPDQCLSCRNFSRDGECVDSCRSLYGESREFVGPNRECKPCHSECQVQEGQPTCTGSGAHECVVCASLKDGPHCVSTCPKGVMGKNGHIVFKYISNRRSCEPCHTNCTQGCTGPKQGDCMGLARSGSSLPVIGIVLGAIASAVVALSVFLMVIVYRRKVAIRRKRAERRYLERGESFDPLEPGEKGAKVLARVLKTSELRKITLLGTGVFGSVHKGIWIPEGDTVKLPVAIKTINDRTGRQSFHEVTDHMLAMGSLEHPCIVRLLGICPGASLQLVTQLSPHGSLLEHIRHQQENLNPQRLLNWCVQIAKGMYYLEEQRMVHRNLAARNVLLKSDNQVQIADYGIADLLFPDDKKYFYNDTKTPIKWMALESILFRRYTHQSDVWSYGVTVWEMMSYGAEPYSSVRPQQVQDILEKGERLPQPQICTIDVYMVMVKCWMIDENVRPTFKELANDFTRMARDPARYLVIKGDHTLLDADDIEICQVGTEMDVLKVGLDDPEEEISDDEMLRPPMYQSASRSLSRSRTESLRVGPSPPGYLPMTPHGGADSHSQAGWSSRARLNSARTMSESSEGRGTMVDGDLAEDTAFVGSLRRTRRREDSAYMSQRDSLYGLQDPLAPDTPSPKTDGEDDQNGYVLPGLMDSPERDPLLCSREDYEYMNKQSFSGRSPQKRRGRIPSDSSYSSPSSRHHQQPQPHPYHSSTKRSSIGDSESSGAVSQFSTDEQSRSEDEDTTPRDTAPFPERYYSRDGEYVEPGEEQRHPVEYELMDVRNTGRRKKQASVSPVKPFKFTFPDVGGGGGPGMELTPISAATPSPDTEEDDGEEGGRGEDYLYMNRQQPRLKQRITGGGQRGGGGQRGGGGGGAGLAPARGSRGGLQKGDSCEYEEMECQGVGGTAAGDVEYQNIQSEEELEEEEREREVKGEVEGGVTPRAGEGPEARPLAEVSPYVTVRAGVAAEEQTGDQSFDNPDYWHSRLFNKANAVPS from the exons ATGGAGTGGATTTTACATCTTCTGGCGCTTTCTGCAATGCTCCCATGTCTCACAGTGCCAGTCGACGCGCAAACCCAGGAAG tGGTGTGTCTGGGCACAAAGAACGGCCTGAGCATCACAGGCTCGTCTGAGGAACAGTACAAGCGGCTGAAGGACATGTACACCGGCTGCGAGATCGTCATGGGGAACCTGGAGATCACACACATGGAGCACAACCGCAACCTCTCCTTCTTTGAG TCTATCAGGGAGGTGACGGGCTACGTGCTGGTGGCCCTGAACCAGTTTGCCCGGCTCCCCCTAGACCATCTGCGCGTGATCCGGGGGACCTCCCTGTACGAGGGCAAGTACGCGCTAGCCGTGCTGGTCAACTACCAGAAGGACGGGGTGCATGGGCTGAAGGAGCCAGGACTCACGCACCTCACAG AGATTCTGAATGGAGGCGTTCAGATCGTCCAGAATAAGTTCCTGAGCTACGCAGCCAAGGTGAACTGGCTAGACATCGTGAGCAGCGCTGACATCTCGATTCAGGAGAATGGACCCAACA TGCCATGTGACGAGGAATGTCAGGGGCCATGCTGGGGCCCAGGGAATGACTCCTGTCAGACCT tgacaaAGACGGTGTGTGCACCGCAGTGCAATGGCCGCTGCTTTGACAAGAGCCCGAGTGACTGCTGCCACATGGAGTGTGCTGGAGGCTGCTCCGGCCCGCTCGACACACACTGCTTC GCGTGTCGAAACTTCAACAACTCGGGCTCCTGCGTCTCCCAGTGCCCGCAGGCCTTCATCTACAACAAGGAGAAGTACAAGATGGAGCCCAACCCCAACGCCAAGTACCAGTACGGATCCATCTGCGTCTCCCAGTGTCCCA CCAacttcctggttgatggtagttCTTGTGTGAGTCGTTGTCCTCCAGACAAGACAGAGGTGGACAAGGAGGGGACGAAGAGGTGTGAGCGCTGTGAGGGACTATGTCCAAAAG CATGTCAGGGTACCGGAGGCGGCTCTGATTCCAGACAAACGGTGGATGCCAATAACATTGACAGCTTCATCAACTGCACCAAGATACAGGGCAGCCTGCATTTCCTGGTCACTGGCATTGAAGG TGACCCGTATAGGAATATCCCTCCACTCGACCCAGAGAAACTGAAAATCTTCAGCACAGTCAGAGAAATCACAG ACATCTTGAGTGTGCAGTCATGGCCGAAAGAGATGCGCAACCTGTCTGTCTTCTCCAACCTGGAGACCATACAGGGACGAACACTCTTCAG gggTTATGCTCTGCTGGTGATGAAGCTTCCCCATGTGACGTCGCTGGGCCTGCGCTCGCTGCGCCAGATCAACGACGGCAGCGTGTACATCACTGGCAACAAGCAGCTGTGCTACTACAACACCATCGACTGGACGCGCATCCTCAGCGGACACCGCAGCCAACGCCGACACAAGAACCTGGACATCAAGGACAACCGGCCAATCAGAGAGTGCG TTAAGGACGGGTTTGTGTGCGACCCCCTGTGCTCGTCGGAGGGCTGCTGGGGCCCGGGACCCGACCAGTGTTTGTCCTGTCGAAACTTCAGCAGAGACGGAGAGTGTGTGGACTCATGCAGGTCTCTCTACGG tgaGAGTCGTGAGTTTGTGGGGCCTAATCGTGAGTGTAAGCCATGTCATTCAGAATGTCAAGTTCAGGAAGGACAGCCCACATGCACTGGCTCg ggtgctcatgagtgtgtggtgtgtgccagCCTGAAGGACGGTCCGCACTGTGTGTCCACCTGCCCCAAGGGGGTGATGGGTAAAAACGGCCACATCGTCTTCAAGTACATCAGCAACCGCAGGAGCTGTGAACCATGCCACACCAACTGCACCCAGGG ATGCACCGGCCCAAAGCAGGGAGACTGCATGGGACTcgcacgatccggatccag TCTGCCGGTGATTGGTATAGTGCTGGGTGCCATAGCCAGTGCGGTGGTGGCCCTGTCGGTCTTCCTGATGGTCATCGTTTACCGACGCAAAGTTGCCATCCGACGCAAGCGAGCCGAGAGGAGATACCtcgagagaggagag AGTTTTGACCCTCTGGAGCCGGGGGAGAAGGGGGCCAAGGTGCTCGCTCGTGTGCTGAAGACCTCGGAGCTACGCAAGATCACACTGCTGGGCACGGGCGTGTTTGGCTCTGTGCATAAG GGTATCTGGATCCCAGAGGGGGACACGGTGAAGCTGCCGGTGGCCATCAAGACCATTAACGACCGCACCGGCAGACAGAGCTTCCACGAGGTCACCGAT CACATGTTGGCGATGGGCAGTCTGGAGCACCCGTGTATCGTGCGGCTCTTGGGCATCTGCCCGGGTGCCAGTCTGCAGCTGGTCACCCAGCTCAGCCCCCACGGCTCCCTATTGGAGCACATCAGACACCAGCAGGAGAACCTCAACCCACAGAGGCTGCTCAACTGGTGTGTGCAGATCGCCAAG GGTATGTATTACCTGGAGGAGCAACGGATGGTGCACCGGAACTTGGCTGCTCGGAATGTTCTTCTGAAGAGCGACAACCAGGTCCAGATCGCAGACTATGGCATCGCAGACCTCCTCTTCCCTGACGATAAGAAGTACTTCTACAACGACACCAAG ACTCCTATTAAATGGATGGCCTTGGAGAGTATTTTATTCCGTCGCTATACCCATCAAAGTGATGTCTGGAGCTATG GTGTGACCGTGTGGGAGATGATGTCATACGGGGCGGAGCCGTACTCCTCCGTGCGGCCACAGCAGGTGCAGGACATCCTGGAGAAGGGCGAACGGCTGCCCCAGCCTCAAATCTGCACCATAGATGTCTACATGGTCATGGTCAAAT GTTGGATGATTGATGAAAATGTGCGACCCACTTTCAAAGAACTGGCCAATGACTTTACACGAATGGCACGAGATCCTGCTCGCTACCTGGTTATAAAG GGGGACCACACTCTGCTGGACGCCGATGACATTGAGATCTGCCAGGTAGGGACGGAGATGGACGTGCTGAAGGTTGGACTGGACGACCCAGAGGAGGAGATCTCAGATGACGAGATGCTACGGCCCCCCATGTACCAGTCAGCATCCAGGAGCCTGTCCCGCTCACGCACCGAGAGCCTCAGG GTTGGACCAAGCCCCCCTGGTTACCTGCCCATGACCCCCCATGGGGGAGCAGACAGCCATAGCCAA GCGGGGTGGTCGTCCCGCGCGCGTCTCAACTCGGCGCGCACCATGTCCGAGAGCTCGGAGGGCCGCGGCACCATGGTGGACGGGGACCTGGCGGAGGACACAGCCTTCGTAGGCAGCCTGCGGAGGACGCGTAGGCGCGAAGACAGCGCCTACATGTCCCAGAGAGACAGCCTGTACGGGCTGCAGGACCCGCTGGCGCCCGACACGCCCTCCCCCAAGACGGACGGCGAGGACGACCAGAACGGATACGTGCTACCGGGCCTCATGGACAGCCCTGAGAGAG ACCCGCTGCTGTGCTCCAGGGAGGACTACGAATACATGAACAAGCAGAGCTTCTCTGGCCGCTCTCCTCAGAAGCGTCGCGGCCGCATCCCGTCCGACAGCAGCTACTCCTCTCCGAGCTCCCGCCACCAccagcagccccagccccacccctACCACAGCTCCACCAAGCGCTCCTCCATCGGAGACTCCGAGAGCAGCGGCGCCGTGTCCCAGTTCTCTACCGACGAGCAGAGCCGCAGTGAGGACGAGGACACGACCCCTCGAGACACCGCCCCCTTCCCCGAGCGCTACTACAGCCGCGACGGGGAGTACGTGGAGCCCGGGGAAGAACAGCGCCACCCGGTGGAGTACGAGCTCATGGACGTGCGCAACACCGGCAGGAGGAAGAAGCAGGCCAGCGTCAGCCCCGTTAAGCCCTTCAAGTTCACCTTCCCAgacgtgggaggaggaggaggccctgGGATGGAGCTCACACCAATATCGGCCGCCACCCCGAGCCCTGACACggaggaggatgatggagaggaagggggaagaggggaagactaCCTGTACATGAACAGGCAGCAGCCCCGGCTGAAGCAGAGGATCACGGGAGGAGgacaacgaggaggaggaggacaacgaggaggaggaggaggaggagcagggctaGCTCCGGCGCGAGGGTCCAGAGGAGGGCTACAAAAAGGGGACTCGTGCGAGTACGAGGAGATGGAGTGTCAGGGCGTCGGCGGTACCGCAGCTGGAGATGTGGAGTACCAGAACATCCAgagtgaggaggagctggaggaggaggagagggagagggaggtgaagggggaggtggagggaggagtgaCGCCTAGGGCAGGGGAAGGACCAGAGGCTCGGCCCCTTGCAGAGGTCAGCCCGTACGTGACGGTGCGGGCGGGAGTCGCGGCGGAGGAGCAGACGGGAGATCAGTCCTTTGACAACCCAGACTACTGGCACAGCAGACTCTTCAACAAAGCCAACGCTGTACCCTCATAG
- the erbb3a gene encoding receptor tyrosine-protein kinase erbB-3a isoform X1 produces MEWILHLLALSAMLPCLTVPVDAQTQEVVCLGTKNGLSITGSSEEQYKRLKDMYTGCEIVMGNLEITHMEHNRNLSFFESIREVTGYVLVALNQFARLPLDHLRVIRGTSLYEGKYALAVLVNYQKDGVHGLKEPGLTHLTEILNGGVQIVQNKFLSYAAKVNWLDIVSSADISIQENGPNMPCDEECQGPCWGPGNDSCQTLTKTVCAPQCNGRCFDKSPSDCCHMECAGGCSGPLDTHCFACRNFNNSGSCVSQCPQAFIYNKEKYKMEPNPNAKYQYGSICVSQCPTNFLVDGSSCVSRCPPDKTEVDKEGTKRCERCEGLCPKACQGTGGGSDSRQTVDANNIDSFINCTKIQGSLHFLVTGIEGDPYRNIPPLDPEKLKIFSTVREITDILSVQSWPKEMRNLSVFSNLETIQGRTLFRGVSSRRGYALLVMKLPHVTSLGLRSLRQINDGSVYITGNKQLCYYNTIDWTRILSGHRSQRRHKNLDIKDNRPIRECVKDGFVCDPLCSSEGCWGPGPDQCLSCRNFSRDGECVDSCRSLYGESREFVGPNRECKPCHSECQVQEGQPTCTGSGAHECVVCASLKDGPHCVSTCPKGVMGKNGHIVFKYISNRRSCEPCHTNCTQGCTGPKQGDCMGLARSGSSLPVIGIVLGAIASAVVALSVFLMVIVYRRKVAIRRKRAERRYLERGESFDPLEPGEKGAKVLARVLKTSELRKITLLGTGVFGSVHKGIWIPEGDTVKLPVAIKTINDRTGRQSFHEVTDHMLAMGSLEHPCIVRLLGICPGASLQLVTQLSPHGSLLEHIRHQQENLNPQRLLNWCVQIAKGMYYLEEQRMVHRNLAARNVLLKSDNQVQIADYGIADLLFPDDKKYFYNDTKTPIKWMALESILFRRYTHQSDVWSYGVTVWEMMSYGAEPYSSVRPQQVQDILEKGERLPQPQICTIDVYMVMVKCWMIDENVRPTFKELANDFTRMARDPARYLVIKGDHTLLDADDIEICQVGTEMDVLKVGLDDPEEEISDDEMLRPPMYQSASRSLSRSRTESLRVGPSPPGYLPMTPHGGADSHSQAGWSSRARLNSARTMSESSEGRGTMVDGDLAEDTAFVGSLRRTRRREDSAYMSQRDSLYGLQDPLAPDTPSPKTDGEDDQNGYVLPGLMDSPERDPLLCSREDYEYMNKQSFSGRSPQKRRGRIPSDSSYSSPSSRHHQQPQPHPYHSSTKRSSIGDSESSGAVSQFSTDEQSRSEDEDTTPRDTAPFPERYYSRDGEYVEPGEEQRHPVEYELMDVRNTGRRKKQASVSPVKPFKFTFPDVGGGGGPGMELTPISAATPSPDTEEDDGEEGGRGEDYLYMNRQQPRLKQRITGGGQRGGGGQRGGGGGGAGLAPARGSRGGLQKGDSCEYEEMECQGVGGTAAGDVEYQNIQSEEELEEEEREREVKGEVEGGVTPRAGEGPEARPLAEVSPYVTVRAGVAAEEQTGDQSFDNPDYWHSRLFNKANAVPS; encoded by the exons ATGGAGTGGATTTTACATCTTCTGGCGCTTTCTGCAATGCTCCCATGTCTCACAGTGCCAGTCGACGCGCAAACCCAGGAAG tGGTGTGTCTGGGCACAAAGAACGGCCTGAGCATCACAGGCTCGTCTGAGGAACAGTACAAGCGGCTGAAGGACATGTACACCGGCTGCGAGATCGTCATGGGGAACCTGGAGATCACACACATGGAGCACAACCGCAACCTCTCCTTCTTTGAG TCTATCAGGGAGGTGACGGGCTACGTGCTGGTGGCCCTGAACCAGTTTGCCCGGCTCCCCCTAGACCATCTGCGCGTGATCCGGGGGACCTCCCTGTACGAGGGCAAGTACGCGCTAGCCGTGCTGGTCAACTACCAGAAGGACGGGGTGCATGGGCTGAAGGAGCCAGGACTCACGCACCTCACAG AGATTCTGAATGGAGGCGTTCAGATCGTCCAGAATAAGTTCCTGAGCTACGCAGCCAAGGTGAACTGGCTAGACATCGTGAGCAGCGCTGACATCTCGATTCAGGAGAATGGACCCAACA TGCCATGTGACGAGGAATGTCAGGGGCCATGCTGGGGCCCAGGGAATGACTCCTGTCAGACCT tgacaaAGACGGTGTGTGCACCGCAGTGCAATGGCCGCTGCTTTGACAAGAGCCCGAGTGACTGCTGCCACATGGAGTGTGCTGGAGGCTGCTCCGGCCCGCTCGACACACACTGCTTC GCGTGTCGAAACTTCAACAACTCGGGCTCCTGCGTCTCCCAGTGCCCGCAGGCCTTCATCTACAACAAGGAGAAGTACAAGATGGAGCCCAACCCCAACGCCAAGTACCAGTACGGATCCATCTGCGTCTCCCAGTGTCCCA CCAacttcctggttgatggtagttCTTGTGTGAGTCGTTGTCCTCCAGACAAGACAGAGGTGGACAAGGAGGGGACGAAGAGGTGTGAGCGCTGTGAGGGACTATGTCCAAAAG CATGTCAGGGTACCGGAGGCGGCTCTGATTCCAGACAAACGGTGGATGCCAATAACATTGACAGCTTCATCAACTGCACCAAGATACAGGGCAGCCTGCATTTCCTGGTCACTGGCATTGAAGG TGACCCGTATAGGAATATCCCTCCACTCGACCCAGAGAAACTGAAAATCTTCAGCACAGTCAGAGAAATCACAG ACATCTTGAGTGTGCAGTCATGGCCGAAAGAGATGCGCAACCTGTCTGTCTTCTCCAACCTGGAGACCATACAGGGACGAACACTCTTCAG AGGAGTTAGCTCCAGAAG gggTTATGCTCTGCTGGTGATGAAGCTTCCCCATGTGACGTCGCTGGGCCTGCGCTCGCTGCGCCAGATCAACGACGGCAGCGTGTACATCACTGGCAACAAGCAGCTGTGCTACTACAACACCATCGACTGGACGCGCATCCTCAGCGGACACCGCAGCCAACGCCGACACAAGAACCTGGACATCAAGGACAACCGGCCAATCAGAGAGTGCG TTAAGGACGGGTTTGTGTGCGACCCCCTGTGCTCGTCGGAGGGCTGCTGGGGCCCGGGACCCGACCAGTGTTTGTCCTGTCGAAACTTCAGCAGAGACGGAGAGTGTGTGGACTCATGCAGGTCTCTCTACGG tgaGAGTCGTGAGTTTGTGGGGCCTAATCGTGAGTGTAAGCCATGTCATTCAGAATGTCAAGTTCAGGAAGGACAGCCCACATGCACTGGCTCg ggtgctcatgagtgtgtggtgtgtgccagCCTGAAGGACGGTCCGCACTGTGTGTCCACCTGCCCCAAGGGGGTGATGGGTAAAAACGGCCACATCGTCTTCAAGTACATCAGCAACCGCAGGAGCTGTGAACCATGCCACACCAACTGCACCCAGGG ATGCACCGGCCCAAAGCAGGGAGACTGCATGGGACTcgcacgatccggatccag TCTGCCGGTGATTGGTATAGTGCTGGGTGCCATAGCCAGTGCGGTGGTGGCCCTGTCGGTCTTCCTGATGGTCATCGTTTACCGACGCAAAGTTGCCATCCGACGCAAGCGAGCCGAGAGGAGATACCtcgagagaggagag AGTTTTGACCCTCTGGAGCCGGGGGAGAAGGGGGCCAAGGTGCTCGCTCGTGTGCTGAAGACCTCGGAGCTACGCAAGATCACACTGCTGGGCACGGGCGTGTTTGGCTCTGTGCATAAG GGTATCTGGATCCCAGAGGGGGACACGGTGAAGCTGCCGGTGGCCATCAAGACCATTAACGACCGCACCGGCAGACAGAGCTTCCACGAGGTCACCGAT CACATGTTGGCGATGGGCAGTCTGGAGCACCCGTGTATCGTGCGGCTCTTGGGCATCTGCCCGGGTGCCAGTCTGCAGCTGGTCACCCAGCTCAGCCCCCACGGCTCCCTATTGGAGCACATCAGACACCAGCAGGAGAACCTCAACCCACAGAGGCTGCTCAACTGGTGTGTGCAGATCGCCAAG GGTATGTATTACCTGGAGGAGCAACGGATGGTGCACCGGAACTTGGCTGCTCGGAATGTTCTTCTGAAGAGCGACAACCAGGTCCAGATCGCAGACTATGGCATCGCAGACCTCCTCTTCCCTGACGATAAGAAGTACTTCTACAACGACACCAAG ACTCCTATTAAATGGATGGCCTTGGAGAGTATTTTATTCCGTCGCTATACCCATCAAAGTGATGTCTGGAGCTATG GTGTGACCGTGTGGGAGATGATGTCATACGGGGCGGAGCCGTACTCCTCCGTGCGGCCACAGCAGGTGCAGGACATCCTGGAGAAGGGCGAACGGCTGCCCCAGCCTCAAATCTGCACCATAGATGTCTACATGGTCATGGTCAAAT GTTGGATGATTGATGAAAATGTGCGACCCACTTTCAAAGAACTGGCCAATGACTTTACACGAATGGCACGAGATCCTGCTCGCTACCTGGTTATAAAG GGGGACCACACTCTGCTGGACGCCGATGACATTGAGATCTGCCAGGTAGGGACGGAGATGGACGTGCTGAAGGTTGGACTGGACGACCCAGAGGAGGAGATCTCAGATGACGAGATGCTACGGCCCCCCATGTACCAGTCAGCATCCAGGAGCCTGTCCCGCTCACGCACCGAGAGCCTCAGG GTTGGACCAAGCCCCCCTGGTTACCTGCCCATGACCCCCCATGGGGGAGCAGACAGCCATAGCCAA GCGGGGTGGTCGTCCCGCGCGCGTCTCAACTCGGCGCGCACCATGTCCGAGAGCTCGGAGGGCCGCGGCACCATGGTGGACGGGGACCTGGCGGAGGACACAGCCTTCGTAGGCAGCCTGCGGAGGACGCGTAGGCGCGAAGACAGCGCCTACATGTCCCAGAGAGACAGCCTGTACGGGCTGCAGGACCCGCTGGCGCCCGACACGCCCTCCCCCAAGACGGACGGCGAGGACGACCAGAACGGATACGTGCTACCGGGCCTCATGGACAGCCCTGAGAGAG ACCCGCTGCTGTGCTCCAGGGAGGACTACGAATACATGAACAAGCAGAGCTTCTCTGGCCGCTCTCCTCAGAAGCGTCGCGGCCGCATCCCGTCCGACAGCAGCTACTCCTCTCCGAGCTCCCGCCACCAccagcagccccagccccacccctACCACAGCTCCACCAAGCGCTCCTCCATCGGAGACTCCGAGAGCAGCGGCGCCGTGTCCCAGTTCTCTACCGACGAGCAGAGCCGCAGTGAGGACGAGGACACGACCCCTCGAGACACCGCCCCCTTCCCCGAGCGCTACTACAGCCGCGACGGGGAGTACGTGGAGCCCGGGGAAGAACAGCGCCACCCGGTGGAGTACGAGCTCATGGACGTGCGCAACACCGGCAGGAGGAAGAAGCAGGCCAGCGTCAGCCCCGTTAAGCCCTTCAAGTTCACCTTCCCAgacgtgggaggaggaggaggccctgGGATGGAGCTCACACCAATATCGGCCGCCACCCCGAGCCCTGACACggaggaggatgatggagaggaagggggaagaggggaagactaCCTGTACATGAACAGGCAGCAGCCCCGGCTGAAGCAGAGGATCACGGGAGGAGgacaacgaggaggaggaggacaacgaggaggaggaggaggaggagcagggctaGCTCCGGCGCGAGGGTCCAGAGGAGGGCTACAAAAAGGGGACTCGTGCGAGTACGAGGAGATGGAGTGTCAGGGCGTCGGCGGTACCGCAGCTGGAGATGTGGAGTACCAGAACATCCAgagtgaggaggagctggaggaggaggagagggagagggaggtgaagggggaggtggagggaggagtgaCGCCTAGGGCAGGGGAAGGACCAGAGGCTCGGCCCCTTGCAGAGGTCAGCCCGTACGTGACGGTGCGGGCGGGAGTCGCGGCGGAGGAGCAGACGGGAGATCAGTCCTTTGACAACCCAGACTACTGGCACAGCAGACTCTTCAACAAAGCCAACGCTGTACCCTCATAG